The Benincasa hispida cultivar B227 unplaced genomic scaffold, ASM972705v1 Contig1121, whole genome shotgun sequence genome includes a window with the following:
- the LOC120068819 gene encoding uncharacterized protein LOC120068819 → MPTYVKFFKDILTKKRRVSETEVITLTHECNTLVSNSLPKKQKDPGSFTVPCPIGGYDVGHVLCDLGANINLMPLSIFKKLGIGEAQPTSVTLQLADRTIMYPKRKIEDVLVKVDNFIFPTDFIILDYEADREIPIILGRPFLATGKFQLMCIKAN, encoded by the coding sequence ATGCCAAcatatgtcaaattttttaaggacattttgacgaagaaaagaagagtCAGTGAGACAGAAGTAATCACGCTAACGCATGAGTGCAACACGTTAGTAAGCAACAGTCTTCCAAAGAAGCAGAAGGACCCTGGGAGCTTCACGGTTCCTTGCCCGATAGGAGGATATGATGTGGGTCATGTGTTGTGCGATTTGGGAGCCAACATCAATCTCATgccactttcaatttttaagaaattggggATTGGCGAAGCACAACCTACTTCTGTTACTCTTCAGCTCGCTGACAGAACAATTATGTACCCAAAAAGAAAGATTGAAGACGTTCTTGTGAAGGTTGACAACTTCATATTCCCAACAGACTTTATTATCTTGGACTATGAAGCAGATAGGGAGATACCAATTATTCTTGGACGCCCCTTCCTAGCTACTGGAAAGTTtcaattgatgtgcataaaggcaAATTGA
- the LOC120068820 gene encoding mediator of RNA polymerase II transcription subunit 2-like yields the protein MEKEGGLPEAVVVNQPLPSEEEMEEASRRSALAISNPEKTAHAESYEGPNRACLEEVVVEKQPEMAEEKKKKKKIKEKRAEGDEDAHPIKKKERKTSEKRERRWEERRLKKEEEKRMRAESLEIDRESTSARVDKGESA from the coding sequence ATGGAGAAAGAAGGAGGGCTGCCCGAAGCGGTGGTTGTTAATCAACCATTGCCTTCGGAGGAGGAGATGGAGGAAGCTTCGAGAAGGAGCGCTCTGGCAATATCCAATCCTGAAAAAACTGCTCACGCagaatcctatgagggaccTAACAGAGCTTGTTTGGAGGAAGTAGTGGTGGAGAAGCAGCCTGAAATGGCtgaggagaagaaaaagaagaagaagatcaaggagAAGAGGGCTGAAGGAGATGAGGATGCCCATCCaatcaagaagaaagaaagaaaaacaagtgaAAAAAGGGAACGCAGGTGGGAGGAGAGACGCCtgaagaaggaggaagagaagagaaTGAGAGCTGAGAGCTTGGAAATTGACAGAGAATCCACCTCCGCAAGGGTGGATAAGGGGGAGTCAGCTTAA